The following coding sequences lie in one Miscanthus floridulus cultivar M001 chromosome 9, ASM1932011v1, whole genome shotgun sequence genomic window:
- the LOC136483012 gene encoding uncharacterized protein, giving the protein MTSTSSERRARKTKGATEGELGDPSGRAARLKAAEEAAALAVKAAQQAAAAAEAAARTAQELRAEIAAEKGDEEEEEEEEEEDRRNRRPRTPPRDRRRSQSPLRDRRRRGGGRYESPQGRVVYRDSGSGTSWPMLDKTNYYEWSQTMKLRMQARDLWEAVEGGPVQFRDDRRALEVIVAAVPKELGLPLLDKATAKEAWDAIAATRIGVDRVRRATLQRLRREWENIDVKPGEPVEDFALRLSTLHQQLVLHGDRDIDEARVVEKFLRTVPTKYAQIVVAIEQFLDFEALTLEEVTGRLKAVDDREAQAVTEPVSINGKLLYTEEQWRARLRKEKKGAEEAGGSGFKNQRGGGGGRSRGGGRGRGRGAGRGGGRGEGNGAGRVGPNTCLNCHQEGHWARECPQPRRDGTERGGGGGNRGGRGGGNRGGGRGGGNQAGQQGGHEGRAQFAECEEDAALFLSHGFIEMEQSTPELNYTAQRVEFFEPRARAYLGADDEEMAGGWYLDSGATHHMTGRRDLFSDLNTDVRGTVRFGDASKVEIKGVGSIVFEAKTGEHRVLHGVYFIPALKNSIMSLGQLDENGSKVVIDDGVLRIWERSSGRLLAKVRRGANRLYVLHMKTAQPVCLAARRDEEAWQWHERFGHLNFEALRRLGKEEMARGMPKIDHVEQVCDTCVTTKQRRRSFPAAATYRAQDHLELVHGDLCGPVTPATSAGNRYILLLVDDATRFMWAVLLSSKDAAADAIKKVKAAAEVESGRKLKVLRTDNGGVYCCRICCLLCQWSQKALQCSSFTTAEWRGGA; this is encoded by the coding sequence ATGACGTCAACCTCCTCTGAGCGCCGGGCTAGGAAGACCAAGGGAGCCACTGAGGGCGAGCTGGGCGACCCCTCTGGCAGGGCTGCGCGCCTGAAGGCagcagaggaggcggcggcgctggctgtCAAGGCGGCACAGCAGGCTGCAGCAGCCGCGGAGGCGGCGGCCAGGACAGCGCAGGAGCTGCGGGCGGAGATAGCAGCAGAGAagggagatgaggaggaggaggaagaagaagaagaggaggaccgGAGGAACCGGCGGCCGCGGACTCCGCCACGGGACAGGCGCCGTTCGCAGTCACCACTGCGTGACCGAAGGCGTCGTGGCGGCGGTCGCTATGAGTCGCCGCAAGGCAGGGTGGTCTACCGCGATTCCGGCAGCGGCACATCATGGCCAATGCTGGACAAGACCAATTATTATGAGTGGAGCCAGacgatgaagctcaggatgcaggCGCGCGACCTCTGGGAAGCTGTCGAAGGAGGCCCAGTGCAGTTTCGCGACGACAGGCGAGCTCTGGAGGTGATCGTCGCTGCTGTGCCCAAGGAGTTGGGGCTCCCGCTCCTCGACAAGGCGACGGCAAAAGAGGCATGGGATGCCATCGCTGCGACTCGTATCGGTGTGGACAGGGTCCGCCGAGCGACGTTGCAGCGACTGCGTCGGGAGTGGGAGAACATTGACGTCAAGCCTGGCGAGCCGGTGGAGGATTTTGCCCTGCGGCTGTCAACTCTGCACCAGCAGCTGGTGCTTCATGGAGACAGGGACATCGATGAGGCGCGTGTTGTGGAAAAGTTTCTGCGCACGGTGCCGACCAAGTACGCGCAGATCGTCGTCGCCATTGAGCAGTTCCTCGACTTCGAGGCGCTCACGCTTGAAGAGGTGACAGGAAGGCTCAAGGCGGTGGATGACCGTGAAGCGCAAGCTGTGACAGAGCCGGTGTCCATCAACGGCAAGCTGCTGTACACTGAGGAGCAGTGGCGTGCGCGTTtgaggaaggagaagaaaggcgCAGAAGAAGCTGGCGGTTCTGGTTTCAAGAACcagcgcggcggtggcggaggacgcAGCCGCGGAGGTGGACGCGGACGGGGCAGAGGTGCTGGCCGTGGCGGCGGACGTGGAGAAGGCAATGGCGCCGGCCGTGTTGGCCCCAACACGTGTCTCAACTGCCATCAGGAAGGGCATTGGGCGCGTGAATGTCCCCAGCCGCGCCGTGATGGAACAGagcgcggcggcgggggaggaaaTCGTGGTGGACGCGGCGGCGGAAACCGTGGAGGAGGCCGTGGCGGCGGTAACCAAGCTGGGCAGCAAGGAGGACATGAAGGGCGTGCCCAGTTTGCTGAGTGTGAGGAAGATGCAGCTCTGTTCCTGTCTCACGGCTTCATTGAGATGGAACAGAGCACGCCGGAGCTCAACTATACAGCGCAGCGCGTTGAGTTCTTTGAGCCACGTGCGCGTGCTTATCTGGGAGCAGATGATGAAGAGATGGCTGGCGGCTGGTACCTTGATTCAGGCGCAACACACCACATGACTGGGCGGCGTGACCTGTTTTCAGACCTGAACACGGACGTTCGAGGCACGGTTCGGTTCGGGGACGCGTCCAAGGTGGAAATCAAGGGCGTTGGCTCAATTGTTTTTGAAGCAAAGACTGGTGAGCATCGTGTTCTTCATGGAGTTTATTTCATTCCGGCGTTGAAGAACTCGATCATGAGCCTCGGTCAACTTGATGAGAATGGCTCAAAGGTGGTGATTGATGATGGAGTACTGCGGATTTGGGAACGCAGCAGCGGTCGCCTACTGGCCAAGGTGAGGCGTGGCGCGAACCGGCTGTATGTACTGCATATGAAGACAGCACAGCCAGTGTGTCTTGCTGCGCGCAGGGATGAGGAGGCGTGGCAATGGCATGAGCGTTTTGGGCATCTGAATTTTGAGGCCCTGCGGAGGCTTGGCAAGGAGGAAATGGCAAGAGGGATGCCAAAGATcgatcatgttgagcaagtgtgtGACACTTGTGTCACCACCAAACAGAGGAGGCGATCATTTCCTGCTGCAGCAACATATCGTGCTCAGGATCACCTTGAATTGGTGCATGGTGATCTCTGTGGGCCAGTTACACCAGCAACTTCGGCAGGTAATCGCTATATTCTGCTGCTTGTAGATGATGCCACACGATTCATGTGGGCAGTGCTGCTGTCATCTAAGGATGCTGCAGCAGATGCTATCAAGAAGGTGAAGGCTGCTGCAGAGGTGGAGAGTGGGCGTAAACTGAAAGTTCTGCGCACAGATAATGGAGGAGTTTACTGTTGCAGAATTTGC
- the LOC136484314 gene encoding disease resistance RPP13-like protein 4: MSVLAHGNATSRGVEEDILVPLLARLANISALLDSNASPSDPTDGQAPPPPIPASSAAEDAKLRARCRALLEKVRRDMVQLERVFRRIDDAEKRIRYSFDPVEQHLDDALQHEPPDAARIHAGLLAVDAGVGSIKAGIREAYNIPCDDDGGAGGESSTTSPSQLQVSAPGTATVMTKRVGEIRHGPQMSHLRLAVGGFEARLRGCVLCLAAFPEGAVIKKRMLLHWWVAEGFVPSADEGKSRFDELIAKGIIIPAGPTTALCSTVHRCTVRPWMRDLLVSVARRNGFLELNFGDVEFAHRACLRGGKAQQAAGFSAAVRAIYNIGQKYVELNERWFAGKKELRVLQLGQWREFSTAQQIASPMDSHIEISGVERFRDMESCKNLRYVSFRGISRIESLPNSIGKLRQLQVLDLRACHNLEELGQGITKLDRLEYLDLSECHLLVGIPKGLGQLTRLEILKGFVIANSNSRDFCHLNELTKLERLRKLGIVIGKMAVPMEDEFLKLGEFKSLESLRISWGVLSSAKNGVVTEPSPRHSVETMMYALPPNLKKLDLHCFPLADFEQWVRPTGVRKLYIRGGKLETLGDYENSWETEVLRLRFLSNLQYDDARLHRLFKKLKNTEIHECPYFTRGNSDVVMCGKTYTRRRRARDVRRAAERAAQARQEIDEPVKIDTSG; the protein is encoded by the coding sequence ATGTCCGTCCTAGCTCATGGAAACGCCACATCCCGCGGCGTCGAGGAGGACATCCTCGTCCCGCTCCTTGCTCGCCTCGCCAACATCAGCGCCTTGCTCGACTCGAACGCATCGCCTTCTGATCCCACCGACGGCCAAGCACCGCCGCCTCCGATCCCCGCCAGCTCTGCAGCAGAGGACGCCAAATTACGCGCCCGATGCCGGGCACTGCTGGAGAAGGTTCGCCGGGATATGGTGCAGCTAGAGCGCGTCTTCCGCCGCATAGACGACGCCGAGAAGCGCATCCGCTACAGCTTCGACCCTGTCGAGCAGCACCTCGACGATGCGCTCCAGCACGAGCCACCCGACGCAGCGCGAATCCACGCGGGCCTGCTCGCTGTCGACGCCGGCGTCGGCTCCATCAAGGCTGGCATTCGAGAGGCCTACAACATCCCCTGCGACGATGATGGTGGGGCAGGGGGTGAATCTTCCACTACATCCCCCTCACAGTTACAGGTGTCTGCCCCAGGCACGGCTACGGTGATGACCAAGAGGGTGGGCGAGATCCGCCATGGCCCGCAGATGAGCCACCTAAGGCTCGCTGTGGGCGGCTTTGAGGCCCGCCTTCGCGGCTGCGTTCTCTGCCTCGCCGCTTTCCCCGAAGGCGCCGTCATCAAGAAGCGGATGCTTCTCCACTGGTGGGTCGCCGAGGGCTTCGTCCCCTCCGCCGACGAGGGCAAGAGCCGCTTCGACGAGCTTATTGCCAAGGGCATCATCATCCCAGCAGGCCCCACCACCGCTCTCTGCAGCACGGTCCACAGGTGCACGGTGCGGCCGTGGATGCGTGACCTCCTGGTCAGCGTGGCCAGACGCAACGGGTTCCTTGAGCTCAACTTCGGCGACGTCGAGTTCGCGCACCGCGCGTGCCTGCGCGGCGGCAAGGCACAGCAGGCAGCTGGGTTCAGCGCCGCGGTGAGAGCCATATACAACATCGGACAGAAGTATGTCGAGCTCAACGAGCGCTGGTTCGCCGGCAAGAAGGAGCTGCGCGTGCTGCAGCTCGGGCAGTGGAGGGAGTTCAGCACCGCCCAGCAGATCGCCAGCCCCATGGACAGCCACATCGAGATCAGCGGCGTGGAGCGCTTCCGCGACATGGAGAGCTGCAAGAACCTCAGGTACGTCAGCTTCCGGGGCATCTCAAGAATCGAGTCCCTGCCCAACTCCATTGGCAAGCTGCGCCAGCTCCAGGTTCTGGACCTCCGGGCATGCCACAACCTGGAAGAACTGGGACAGGGCATCACAAAGCTCGATCGGCTGGAGTATCTTGACTTGTCCGAGTGCCACCTGCTCGTCGGCATACCGAAAGGGCTCGGCCAGCTCACGCGGCTCGAAATTCTCAAGGGGTTTGTGATTGCCAACTCCAACAGCAGAGATTTCTGCCATCTGAATGAGCTCACAAAGTTGGAGAGGCTCAGGAAGCTCGGCATCGTCATCGGCAAAATGGCCGTGCCGATGGAGGACGAGTTCTTGAAATTGGGCGAGTTCAAATCACTCGAGTCGTTGAGAATCAGCTGGGGTGTGCTGAGCTCTGCGAAGAACGGCGTCGTCACTGAACCATCACCTCGTCATTCAGTGGAGACAATGATGTACGCCCTTCCTCCAAACCTGAAGAAGCTCGACCTCCATTGCTTCCCGCTGGCAGACTTTGAGCAGTGGGTTCGGCCGACTGGCGTGAGGAAGCTCTACATCAGAGGGGGAAAGCTGGAGACGCTTGGAGACTACGAAAACAGTTGGGAGACAGAGGTGTTGCGGCTGAGATTTCTCAGTAATCTTCAGTATGATGATGCTAGGCTTCACCGTTTGTTCAAGAAGCTCAAAAATACTGAAATCCATGAATGCCCCTACTTCACCCGTGGTAACAGTGATGTTGTCATGTGCGGGAAAACGTACACGCGGCGTCGCCGTGCCCGCGACGTGCGCAGGGCCGCGGAGCGCGCTGCACAGGCGCGGCAGGAGATCGACGAACCGGTCAAGATCGACACCAGTGGCTAG
- the LOC136481019 gene encoding uncharacterized protein, producing MDAYCAEVRKLEKHFQGLEIHHVVRYLNVAADVLAKVRSDRALVPAGVFVQELAASSIKQEATPSVDTPMRDVQVLTVTPSWTQVFIDYIRDHKLPADKVEVEQVTRRSRNYVLVGDKLYRRGVSSGVLLKFIIAEEGKEILEEIHAG from the coding sequence ATGGATGCCTACTGCGCTGAAGTCCGCAAGCTTGAGAAGCACTTTCAAGGACTTGAAATCCACCACGTGGTGCGATATCTAAATGTTGCAGCAGATGTTCTAGCCAAAGTCAGATCAGACAGGGCACTAGTTCCAGCTGGAGTATTTGTTCAAGAACTAGCAGCTTCCTCGATTAAGCAGGAGGCCACCCCTTCAGTTGACACACCAATGCGCGACGTACAGGTCTTAACCGTTACACCGTCCTGGACTCAAGTGTTCATTGACTACATACGGGATCATAAATTGCCAGCTGATAAAGTAGAAGTCGAGCAAGTCACACGTAGAAGCCGAAACTATGTCTTAGTCGGTGACAAGCTTTATCGACGTGGCGTGTCCTCTGGTGTCCTTCTCAAATTCATAATAGCagaagaaggcaaggagatacTCGAGGAGATCCACGCCGGGTGA